A single window of Hyla sarda isolate aHylSar1 chromosome 2, aHylSar1.hap1, whole genome shotgun sequence DNA harbors:
- the LOC130355703 gene encoding toll-like receptor 8 isoform X1, which yields MKGATVKMSSPLRHVFFILVKISFFFGFSSTLSTNKTIPCAIIEQNNTVVFDCSARSLKTVPVPSDYKSNSVELLLKENLIDVIDKSSFKDWQNLTKIDLSSNHYPNSKLVNPDHCKRGLKIINGTFSNVTKLEQLIIDYNYLCEIPPGLPDSITMLSFQHNNIFSINRTSFSRVRNLRILLLGHNCYYGNKCTSSLDIENGTFSDLKEMIVLNLSFTNITTVPQYLPPSLKELYLSNNRIKVIYRDDFKNLINLELLFLSGNCPRCYNAAYPCEPCTGKSSIEIDEFAFQNLVNLSVLHLGSTSLSRIPETWFQNTTRLRVLNLALNFLVTEMSTGQFLLYLPSLEVLDLSFNYNLRSYPKNINLSENFSHLISLRELHIRGYVFKEITAQNLAPLLKLQRLTILDLGINFVRTVNFEVFKHFPSLSILYLSENRISPFSESNNKSKSLVEFTNSQSKQIQTQDPLFLWYDSKYSPAIITPFNQLVKPQCSKYGKTLDLSLNSIFFIDPEEFSSFSDIACLNLSSNGIGQALNGSEFSHFSNLAYLDLSFNKLDFAYYSAFQELKQLEVLDVSYNRHYFIVEGVTHHLDFIENLHKLAILNLSWNEISTLTVSEIKSSSLKELRFAGNRLDILWTKGDGRYINLFRNFTNLSLLDISSNRIHIMSEEALLNLPISLTELYLTHNNLEYFPWKNLSYFKNLKVLDLSNNNLRMIIGNLSHYTKSLQTLIISHNSIQTLAEHFLFKAVSLTHLDLSYNLIQSINNSIFMTGSDNYLEVLKLKGNPLDCTCDIIDLVQWIMKNNVTIPRLATDVTCATPNNWRKKPIINFDYSACNVDTLALLLFLMTALVIVPLTIMPIMKHLFYWDVWYIYHWCRARLKCYRVCTSGSVYDAFITYDETDPAVTDWVYNELCHQIEDQGNKSILLCLEERDWEPGKAVIDNIAQSINQSRKTLFVLTKQYVRKGKFRTAFYLAMQKLMDENMDVIVLVLLQPVLQNSQYLRLRKKICKSSILEWPKNPKAKPLFWQNMKYVLLTENQNRYNNMYTDYIAM from the exons ATGAAAGGAGCCACG GTTAAAATGTCAAGCCCTCTGAGACACGTGTTCTTCATACTagtaaaaatttcttttttttttggattttccAGCACTTTGTCAACCAACAAGACCATTCCATGCGCTATTATAGAACAGAACAACACCGTTGTTTTTGACTGCAGTGCTCGAAGCCTGAAAACAGTTCCAGTTCCTAGTGACTATAAATCAAATTCTGTGGAACTGTTATTAAAAGAAAACCTCATAGACGTCATAGATAAATCATCATTTAAAGATTGGCAAAATCTTACAAAAATAGACTTAAGCTCAAATCACTATCCAAATTCTAAACTAGTCAACCCAGATCATTGCAAAAGAGGTCTTAAGATCATCAATGGGACATTTTCGAATGTGACAAAACTGGAGCAGTTAATAATAGACTATAATTATTTATGTGAAATTCCTCCTGGATTGCCAGACAGTATAACAATGTTGAGTTTTCAGCATAACAACATTTTCTCAATCAACAGGACAAGTTTCTCTAGGGTTAGAAATCTGAGGATACTGCTTTTAGGACATAACTGTTATTATGGCAATAAATGCACTTCTTCATTGGACATTGAAAATGGAACCTTTTCGGACCTGAAAGAAATGATTGTGCTTAATCTGTCATTTACCAACATAACTACTGTGCCACAGTACTTACCTCCATCCCTGAAAGAACTTTATTTAAGCAATAATaggataaaagtcatttacagagATGACTTTAAAAATCTAATTAACTTAGAACTTCTTTTTCTGAGCGGGAACTGCCCACGATGTTATAATGCCGCATACCCATGTGAACCATGCACTGGAAAATCCTCTATTGAAATAGATGAGTTTGCTTTTCAAAACTTGGTAAACCTGAGTGTCCTTCATTTAGGCAGCACATCTCTGAGCCGCATCCCAGAAACATGGTTTCAGAACACAACTCGATTAAGAGTTCTAAATCTTGCATTGAATTTCTTAGTTACTGAAATGTCAACTGGACAGTTTCTTCTGTACTTACCTTCCTTAGAGGTGCTAGACTTATCCTTTAATTACAATTTAAGATCTTATCcgaaaaatattaacctttcagaGAATTTTTCACACCTAATATCACTTAGAGAGCTGCATATCAGAGGCTATGTATTTAAAGAAATTACTGCTCAGAACTTGGCCCCACTCCTAAAATTACAGAGATTGACTATCCTAGACCTTGGGATAAATTTTGTTAGGACTGTTAATTTTGAAGTATTTAAGCACTTTCCAAGTCTATCCATTCTTTATTTATCGGAAAATAGAATATCTCCTTTTTCTGAAAGTAATAACAAAAGCAAATCCCTTGTGGAATTTACCAATAGTCAATCCAAACAAATACAGACACAAGATCCTCTATTTTTATGGTATGATAGTAAGTACTCTCCAGCAATCATTACTCCATTTAATCAACTTGTTAAACCTCAGTGTAGTAAATATGGCAAAACATTAGATTTAAGCTTGAACAGCATCTTTTTCATTGACCCAGAAGAATTTAGTTCATTTTCAGATATTGCTTGTTTAAACTTATCTTCCAATGGAATTGGTCAGGCTTTAAATGGGTcagaattttcacatttttcaaacCTTGCATATTTAGATTTGTCATTCAATAAACTAGATTTTGCCTACTACAGTGCTTTTCAAGAACTAAAACAGTTGGAAGTCTTGGACGTAAGTTATAACAGACACTATTTTATTGTCGAAGGTGTAACTCATCATCTGGACTTCATTGAAAATCTTCACAAGCTTGCCATTCTAAACCTAAGCTGGAATGAGATCTCTACTCTAACAGTGTCAGAGATTAAAAGCAGTTCTTTGAAAGAATTGAGGTTTGCAGGAAATCGCTTGGATATTTTATGGACAAAAGGAGACGGACGCTACATAAATCTTTTTAGGAATTTTACCAATCTGTCATTACTTGATATCTCAAGCAACAGGATccatataatgtctgaagaaGCACTTCTTAATCTTCCTATAAGCCTTACTGAGCTGTATTTAACACATAATAACTTAGAGTATTTTCCTTGGAAGAATTTGAGCTACTTTAAGAATCTAAAGGTTCTTGACTTGAGTAACAATAACCTACGAATGATTATTGGAAATTTGAGCCATTATACAAAATCCTTACAAACACTGATAATAAGTCACAACTCAATCCAAACTTTAGCAGAACACTTTCTTTTCAAAGCTGTGAGTCTTACTCATCTTGATTTAAGTTACAATCTTATTCAGTCCATTAATAATTCAATATTTATGACTGGGAGTGACAACTATCTGGAGGTTTTAAAACTGAAAGGAAACCCATTGGATTGTACTTGTGATATTATTGACCTTGTCCAGTGGATCATGAAAAACAATGTAACTATTCCACGGCTGGCCACTGATGTTACTTGTGCCACGCCTAATAACTGGAGGAAGAAGCCAATTATAAATTTTGACTATAGTGCCTGTAACGTGGACACGCTTGCATTGCTTCTGTTTCTTATGACAGCACTCGTAATTGTACCATTAACCATAATGCCAATAATGAAACATTTGTTTTATTGGGATGTATGGTATATATACCACTGGTGCAGGGCAAGGCTCAAATGTTATAGAGTCTGTACTTCAGGAAGTGTGTATGATGCTTTCATTACATATGATGAGACAGATCCAGCCGTTACTGACTGGGTTTATAATGAATTATGTCACCAGATTGAGGACCAAGGAAACAAGAGCATACTTCTCTGCCTAGAAGAAAGGGACTGGGAGCCAGGGAAAGCTGTCATTGACAACATTGCACAAAGTATTAACCAAAGCAGAAAGACTTTATTTGTTCTCACGAAACAATATGTACGAAAAGGAAAGTTCCGGACAGCTTTTTACTTGGCCATGCAAAAACTGATGGATGAGAATATGGATGTAATCGTCCTTGTACTGTTACAGCCTGTTCTGCAAAATTCCCAGTACCTACGACTCAGGAAGAAAATCTGTAAGAGTTCCATCTTGGAATGGCCCAAAAATCCCAAAGCAAAACCATTGTTTTGGCAAAACATGAAATATGTATTATTGACAGAAAATCAAAACAGATATAATAATATGTATACTGATTATATTGCTATGTAA
- the LOC130355703 gene encoding toll-like receptor 8 isoform X2 — protein sequence MSSPLRHVFFILVKISFFFGFSSTLSTNKTIPCAIIEQNNTVVFDCSARSLKTVPVPSDYKSNSVELLLKENLIDVIDKSSFKDWQNLTKIDLSSNHYPNSKLVNPDHCKRGLKIINGTFSNVTKLEQLIIDYNYLCEIPPGLPDSITMLSFQHNNIFSINRTSFSRVRNLRILLLGHNCYYGNKCTSSLDIENGTFSDLKEMIVLNLSFTNITTVPQYLPPSLKELYLSNNRIKVIYRDDFKNLINLELLFLSGNCPRCYNAAYPCEPCTGKSSIEIDEFAFQNLVNLSVLHLGSTSLSRIPETWFQNTTRLRVLNLALNFLVTEMSTGQFLLYLPSLEVLDLSFNYNLRSYPKNINLSENFSHLISLRELHIRGYVFKEITAQNLAPLLKLQRLTILDLGINFVRTVNFEVFKHFPSLSILYLSENRISPFSESNNKSKSLVEFTNSQSKQIQTQDPLFLWYDSKYSPAIITPFNQLVKPQCSKYGKTLDLSLNSIFFIDPEEFSSFSDIACLNLSSNGIGQALNGSEFSHFSNLAYLDLSFNKLDFAYYSAFQELKQLEVLDVSYNRHYFIVEGVTHHLDFIENLHKLAILNLSWNEISTLTVSEIKSSSLKELRFAGNRLDILWTKGDGRYINLFRNFTNLSLLDISSNRIHIMSEEALLNLPISLTELYLTHNNLEYFPWKNLSYFKNLKVLDLSNNNLRMIIGNLSHYTKSLQTLIISHNSIQTLAEHFLFKAVSLTHLDLSYNLIQSINNSIFMTGSDNYLEVLKLKGNPLDCTCDIIDLVQWIMKNNVTIPRLATDVTCATPNNWRKKPIINFDYSACNVDTLALLLFLMTALVIVPLTIMPIMKHLFYWDVWYIYHWCRARLKCYRVCTSGSVYDAFITYDETDPAVTDWVYNELCHQIEDQGNKSILLCLEERDWEPGKAVIDNIAQSINQSRKTLFVLTKQYVRKGKFRTAFYLAMQKLMDENMDVIVLVLLQPVLQNSQYLRLRKKICKSSILEWPKNPKAKPLFWQNMKYVLLTENQNRYNNMYTDYIAM from the coding sequence ATGTCAAGCCCTCTGAGACACGTGTTCTTCATACTagtaaaaatttcttttttttttggattttccAGCACTTTGTCAACCAACAAGACCATTCCATGCGCTATTATAGAACAGAACAACACCGTTGTTTTTGACTGCAGTGCTCGAAGCCTGAAAACAGTTCCAGTTCCTAGTGACTATAAATCAAATTCTGTGGAACTGTTATTAAAAGAAAACCTCATAGACGTCATAGATAAATCATCATTTAAAGATTGGCAAAATCTTACAAAAATAGACTTAAGCTCAAATCACTATCCAAATTCTAAACTAGTCAACCCAGATCATTGCAAAAGAGGTCTTAAGATCATCAATGGGACATTTTCGAATGTGACAAAACTGGAGCAGTTAATAATAGACTATAATTATTTATGTGAAATTCCTCCTGGATTGCCAGACAGTATAACAATGTTGAGTTTTCAGCATAACAACATTTTCTCAATCAACAGGACAAGTTTCTCTAGGGTTAGAAATCTGAGGATACTGCTTTTAGGACATAACTGTTATTATGGCAATAAATGCACTTCTTCATTGGACATTGAAAATGGAACCTTTTCGGACCTGAAAGAAATGATTGTGCTTAATCTGTCATTTACCAACATAACTACTGTGCCACAGTACTTACCTCCATCCCTGAAAGAACTTTATTTAAGCAATAATaggataaaagtcatttacagagATGACTTTAAAAATCTAATTAACTTAGAACTTCTTTTTCTGAGCGGGAACTGCCCACGATGTTATAATGCCGCATACCCATGTGAACCATGCACTGGAAAATCCTCTATTGAAATAGATGAGTTTGCTTTTCAAAACTTGGTAAACCTGAGTGTCCTTCATTTAGGCAGCACATCTCTGAGCCGCATCCCAGAAACATGGTTTCAGAACACAACTCGATTAAGAGTTCTAAATCTTGCATTGAATTTCTTAGTTACTGAAATGTCAACTGGACAGTTTCTTCTGTACTTACCTTCCTTAGAGGTGCTAGACTTATCCTTTAATTACAATTTAAGATCTTATCcgaaaaatattaacctttcagaGAATTTTTCACACCTAATATCACTTAGAGAGCTGCATATCAGAGGCTATGTATTTAAAGAAATTACTGCTCAGAACTTGGCCCCACTCCTAAAATTACAGAGATTGACTATCCTAGACCTTGGGATAAATTTTGTTAGGACTGTTAATTTTGAAGTATTTAAGCACTTTCCAAGTCTATCCATTCTTTATTTATCGGAAAATAGAATATCTCCTTTTTCTGAAAGTAATAACAAAAGCAAATCCCTTGTGGAATTTACCAATAGTCAATCCAAACAAATACAGACACAAGATCCTCTATTTTTATGGTATGATAGTAAGTACTCTCCAGCAATCATTACTCCATTTAATCAACTTGTTAAACCTCAGTGTAGTAAATATGGCAAAACATTAGATTTAAGCTTGAACAGCATCTTTTTCATTGACCCAGAAGAATTTAGTTCATTTTCAGATATTGCTTGTTTAAACTTATCTTCCAATGGAATTGGTCAGGCTTTAAATGGGTcagaattttcacatttttcaaacCTTGCATATTTAGATTTGTCATTCAATAAACTAGATTTTGCCTACTACAGTGCTTTTCAAGAACTAAAACAGTTGGAAGTCTTGGACGTAAGTTATAACAGACACTATTTTATTGTCGAAGGTGTAACTCATCATCTGGACTTCATTGAAAATCTTCACAAGCTTGCCATTCTAAACCTAAGCTGGAATGAGATCTCTACTCTAACAGTGTCAGAGATTAAAAGCAGTTCTTTGAAAGAATTGAGGTTTGCAGGAAATCGCTTGGATATTTTATGGACAAAAGGAGACGGACGCTACATAAATCTTTTTAGGAATTTTACCAATCTGTCATTACTTGATATCTCAAGCAACAGGATccatataatgtctgaagaaGCACTTCTTAATCTTCCTATAAGCCTTACTGAGCTGTATTTAACACATAATAACTTAGAGTATTTTCCTTGGAAGAATTTGAGCTACTTTAAGAATCTAAAGGTTCTTGACTTGAGTAACAATAACCTACGAATGATTATTGGAAATTTGAGCCATTATACAAAATCCTTACAAACACTGATAATAAGTCACAACTCAATCCAAACTTTAGCAGAACACTTTCTTTTCAAAGCTGTGAGTCTTACTCATCTTGATTTAAGTTACAATCTTATTCAGTCCATTAATAATTCAATATTTATGACTGGGAGTGACAACTATCTGGAGGTTTTAAAACTGAAAGGAAACCCATTGGATTGTACTTGTGATATTATTGACCTTGTCCAGTGGATCATGAAAAACAATGTAACTATTCCACGGCTGGCCACTGATGTTACTTGTGCCACGCCTAATAACTGGAGGAAGAAGCCAATTATAAATTTTGACTATAGTGCCTGTAACGTGGACACGCTTGCATTGCTTCTGTTTCTTATGACAGCACTCGTAATTGTACCATTAACCATAATGCCAATAATGAAACATTTGTTTTATTGGGATGTATGGTATATATACCACTGGTGCAGGGCAAGGCTCAAATGTTATAGAGTCTGTACTTCAGGAAGTGTGTATGATGCTTTCATTACATATGATGAGACAGATCCAGCCGTTACTGACTGGGTTTATAATGAATTATGTCACCAGATTGAGGACCAAGGAAACAAGAGCATACTTCTCTGCCTAGAAGAAAGGGACTGGGAGCCAGGGAAAGCTGTCATTGACAACATTGCACAAAGTATTAACCAAAGCAGAAAGACTTTATTTGTTCTCACGAAACAATATGTACGAAAAGGAAAGTTCCGGACAGCTTTTTACTTGGCCATGCAAAAACTGATGGATGAGAATATGGATGTAATCGTCCTTGTACTGTTACAGCCTGTTCTGCAAAATTCCCAGTACCTACGACTCAGGAAGAAAATCTGTAAGAGTTCCATCTTGGAATGGCCCAAAAATCCCAAAGCAAAACCATTGTTTTGGCAAAACATGAAATATGTATTATTGACAGAAAATCAAAACAGATATAATAATATGTATACTGATTATATTGCTATGTAA